One genomic region from Osmerus eperlanus chromosome 6, fOsmEpe2.1, whole genome shotgun sequence encodes:
- the plekha1a gene encoding pleckstrin homology domain-containing family A member 1a isoform X2, with protein sequence MPYVDRQNRICGFLDIEENESSGKFLRRYFILDTQLGSLVWYMDNPQNLPVGADCVASLKLTYISKVSDATKQRPKAEFCFVINAGMRKIFLQANDQQDLVDWVNALNKATKITVPRLGDGQQDVQSQGALLEQAGPRKQASYRTEIIGGVPIITQTQQEGGEGQEGPDREGLRRSHSQLPYFLGRPALDQTVIKSGYCVKQGAVMKNWKRRYFLLEENSMSYFKSDLEKDPLRVIPLKEVNKVQECKQSDIMMRDNLFEVVTPSRTFFLQADSPEEMHSWIKAVSGAIVAQRGPGRSAASMRQARRLSNPCIQRYTSRIGECSSTNPAVVPLPPHSTGAPRAPPSLARPYLQCHPSQSALLSRAAHARSMAWDSEHFMSLLPRPGRARPRLSLQETPLAK encoded by the exons ATGCCTTACGTGGATAGGCAGAACCGGATCTGTGGCTTCCTAGATATCGAGGAGAATGAGAGCAGCGGGAAATTCCTCCGTCGCTACTTCAtcctggacacacagctgggtagcCTGGTCTGGTACATGGACAACCCGCAG AATCTGCCCGTGGGTGCAGACTGTGTCGCCTCCCTCAAGCTCACCTACATCTCCAAG GTGAGCGATGCTACCAAGCAGAGACCAAAGGCTGAGTTTTGCTTTG tcatCAACGCTGGGATGAGGAAGATCTTCCTGCAGGCGAACGACCAGCAGGACCTGGTGGACTGGGTCAACGCTCTCAACAAGGCCACCAAAATaact GTCCCCAGGCTGGGTGACGGCCAGCAGGACGTGCAGAGCCAGGGAGCCCTGCTGGAGCAGGCGGGGCCCAGGAAGCAGGCGTCCTACAGGACGGAGATCATCGGAGGGGTGCCCATCATCACCCAGACGCAG caggaaggtggagagggccAGGAAGGACCAGACAGGGAGGGTCTGCGACGGTCTCACAGCCAGCTTCCGTACTTCCTGGGCAGGCCGGCTCTGGACCAGACGGTCATCAAGTCTGGCTACTGTGTCAAGCAGGGCGCCGTG ATGAAGAATTGGAAGCGGAGGTATTTCTTACTGGAGGAGAACTCGATGAGTTACTTCAAATCAGATCTG GAAAAGGACCCTCTGAGAGTGATCCCATTGAAAGAGGTTAACAAAGTCCAGGAGTGCAAACAAAG tgaCATCATGATGAGGGACAACCTGTTCGAGGTGGTCACCCCGTCCAGGACCTTCTTCCTCCAGGCCGACAGCCCGGAGGAGATGCACAGCTGGATCAAGGCCGTGTCTGGAGCCATCGTGGCCCAGCGGGGCCCCGGGAGGTCTGCAGCCTCA ATGCGGCAGGCCCGCCGGCTGTCGAACCCCTGTATACAGAGGTACACGTCCCGCATCGGGGAGTGCAGCAGCAC gaaccCTGCGGtcgttcctctccctccacattCTACCGGAGCCCCGcgggcccccccctccctcgctcgcccATATCTGCAGTGCCACCCTTCTCAGAGTGCCCTGCTGTCGCGGGCGGCGCACGCCCGCAGCATGGCGTGGGACAGCGAGCACTTCATGAGCCTCCTGCCGCGGCCCGGCCGCGCCCGGCcccgcctctccctccaggagacGCCACTCGCCAAGTGA
- the htra1a gene encoding serine protease HTRA1A, with protein sequence MFWPLLCVNLFLVSVPVHAQISNRYVIGCPSRCDKSMCPRMPTDCLAGQVLDHCNCCQVCASGEDEACGGNGKLGDPVCGEGLECSVSGGVAYSATVRRRGKSGICVCKSTDPVCGSDGVSYRNICELKRVSKRAQKLQQPPVLFIQRGACGKAQDNPNSLRHKYNFIADVVERIGPAVVHIELYRKMAYSKREVAVASGSGFVVSEDGQIVTNAHVVANKHRVKVELKNGASYDAKIKDVDEKSDIALIKIQTPVSXXXXXXGRSADLRPGEFVVAIGSPFSLQNTVTTGIVSTTQRGGKELGLRNSDMDYIQTDAIINYGNSGGPLVNLDGEVIGINTLKVTAGISFAIPSDKIRQFLAESYDRQSRGMTSTKKKYIGVRMMSLTPALSKELKGRHRDFPDITSGAYVMEVISKTPAAVGGLKEHDVIISINGQRIASATDVSAAIKKDTSLRVVVRRGNEDAILTILPMEIDP encoded by the exons ATGTTTTGGCCACTATTGTGCGTAAATCTTTTCCTGGTATCCGTCCCTGTACACGCTCAGATCTCTAATAGGTACGTTATTGGCTGTCCTAGTCGCTGTGACAAGTCGATGTGTCCCCGTATGCCAACGGATTGCTTAGCAGGACAAGTTCTCGACCACTGTAACTGCTGCCAGGTGTGTGCGTCCGGGGAAGACGAAGCGTGTGGCGGCAATGGCAAACTCGGCGACCCGGTGTGCGGAGAGGGCTTGGAATGCTCGGTGTCCGGTGGTGTGGCATATTCAGCCACGGTCAGGAGGAGAGGCAAGAGTGGCATTTGTGTCTGCAAAAGTACCGATCCGGTTTGCGGCAGCGACGGGGTGTCCTACCGTAACATCTGCGAGCTCAAACGGGTCAGCAAGCGGGCGCAAAAACTCCAGCAGCCACCTGTTCTGTTTATTCAGCGGGGAGCATGCGGAAAAG cacAGGACAACCCAAACAGCCTGAGACACAAATACAACTTCATCGCTGACGTTGTGGAGCGCATCGGCCCGGCTGTGGTCCACATTGAACTCTACCGCAA gaTGGCGTACTCTAAGAGGGAGGTTGCGGTGGCCAGTGGCTCTGGGTTCGTGGTGTCCGAGGACGGTCAGATTGTCACCAACGCCCACGTCGTGGCCAACAAGCATCGGGTGAAGGTGGAGCTGAAGAACGGGGCCTCATACGACGCCAAAATCAAGGACGTGGACGAGAAGTCCGACATCGCCCTCATCAAGATCCAGACCCCGGTCAGT NNNNNNNNNNNNNNNNNGGGCCGTTCTGCGGACCTGAGGCCAGGGGAGTTTGTGGTGGCGATAGGAAGCCCTTTCTCCCTGCAGAACACTGTTACCACGGGGATCGTCAGCACCACCCAGAGGGGGGGCAAAGAGCTGGGATTACGCAACTCAGACATGGACTACATCCAAACAGACGCCATCATCAAC TATGGAAACTCTGGGGGACCTCTGGTGAATCTG GATGGCGAGGTGATTGGCATCAACACACTGAAAGTGACAGCTGGTATCTCCTTCGCCATCCCCTCCGACAAGATCCGCCAGTTCCTGGCCGAATCCTACGACCGACAGTCACGTG GAATGACGTCGACTAAAAAGAAGTACATTGGTGTGCGGATGATGTCTCTCACGCCAGC GTTGAGCAAGGAGCTGAAGGGTCGACATAGAGATTTCCCTGACATCACCTCCGGGGCCTATGTTATGGAGGTTATCTCTAAAACACCAGCTGCAGT tGGTGGCTTGAAGGAGCACGATGTCATAATCTCCATCAACGGCCAGCGGATCGCCTCGGCAACTGACGTCAGCGCTGCCATCAAGAAGGACACCTCACTCCGAGTTGTGGTGCGCCGCGGCAACGAGGACGCCATCCTCACCATCCTTCCCATGGAGATTGACCCTTGA
- the plekha1a gene encoding pleckstrin homology domain-containing family A member 1a isoform X1: MPYVDRQNRICGFLDIEENESSGKFLRRYFILDTQLGSLVWYMDNPQNLPVGADCVASLKLTYISKVSDATKQRPKAEFCFVINAGMRKIFLQANDQQDLVDWVNALNKATKITVPRLGDGQQDVQSQGALLEQAGPRKQASYRTEIIGGVPIITQTQQEGGEGQEGPDREGLRRSHSQLPYFLGRPALDQTVIKSGYCVKQGAVMKNWKRRYFLLEENSMSYFKSDLEKDPLRVIPLKEVNKVQECKQSDIMMRDNLFEVVTPSRTFFLQADSPEEMHSWIKAVSGAIVAQRGPGRSAASEPCGRSSPSTFYRSPAGPPLPRSPISAVPPFSECPAVAGGARPQHGVGQRALHEPPAAARPRPAPPLPPGDATRQVTDVAAAAEPESPWRRRSHFEPCPGEPPLDLDDAELPVSEV, translated from the exons ATGCCTTACGTGGATAGGCAGAACCGGATCTGTGGCTTCCTAGATATCGAGGAGAATGAGAGCAGCGGGAAATTCCTCCGTCGCTACTTCAtcctggacacacagctgggtagcCTGGTCTGGTACATGGACAACCCGCAG AATCTGCCCGTGGGTGCAGACTGTGTCGCCTCCCTCAAGCTCACCTACATCTCCAAG GTGAGCGATGCTACCAAGCAGAGACCAAAGGCTGAGTTTTGCTTTG tcatCAACGCTGGGATGAGGAAGATCTTCCTGCAGGCGAACGACCAGCAGGACCTGGTGGACTGGGTCAACGCTCTCAACAAGGCCACCAAAATaact GTCCCCAGGCTGGGTGACGGCCAGCAGGACGTGCAGAGCCAGGGAGCCCTGCTGGAGCAGGCGGGGCCCAGGAAGCAGGCGTCCTACAGGACGGAGATCATCGGAGGGGTGCCCATCATCACCCAGACGCAG caggaaggtggagagggccAGGAAGGACCAGACAGGGAGGGTCTGCGACGGTCTCACAGCCAGCTTCCGTACTTCCTGGGCAGGCCGGCTCTGGACCAGACGGTCATCAAGTCTGGCTACTGTGTCAAGCAGGGCGCCGTG ATGAAGAATTGGAAGCGGAGGTATTTCTTACTGGAGGAGAACTCGATGAGTTACTTCAAATCAGATCTG GAAAAGGACCCTCTGAGAGTGATCCCATTGAAAGAGGTTAACAAAGTCCAGGAGTGCAAACAAAG tgaCATCATGATGAGGGACAACCTGTTCGAGGTGGTCACCCCGTCCAGGACCTTCTTCCTCCAGGCCGACAGCCCGGAGGAGATGCACAGCTGGATCAAGGCCGTGTCTGGAGCCATCGTGGCCCAGCGGGGCCCCGGGAGGTCTGCAGCCTCA gaaccCTGCGGtcgttcctctccctccacattCTACCGGAGCCCCGcgggcccccccctccctcgctcgcccATATCTGCAGTGCCACCCTTCTCAGAGTGCCCTGCTGTCGCGGGCGGCGCACGCCCGCAGCATGGCGTGGGACAGCGAGCACTTCATGAGCCTCCTGCCGCGGCCCGGCCGCGCCCGGCcccgcctctccctccaggagacGCCACTCGCCAAGTGACCGACGTCGCCGCGGCAGCCGAGCCGGAGTCGCCGTGGCGACGGCGAAGTCACTTTGAGCCCTGCCCTGGCGAGCCGCCCCTCGACCTGGACGATGCAGAACTGCCGGTCAGCGaggtctga
- the wapla gene encoding wings apart-like protein homolog, translating to MTSRFGKTYSRKGGEANSKFDEVFSNKKATLSTKWGETTYKAQLGSKRPALKPEVVELPKRPRVEDDDSSEDPFGFDSDEESKPVTSHGGPQTKTEVAEAPKAVPGQGSSGGNTASAHGSRDSNATSTFKPTTGEGVAKNSQSWYRNTQDDNQRPPIAQSTLSKTVSMEMSEDWDSAGRQIPSSSPSMDPSAPGPSVDAQDRLSSERGMGADQTPPAEPVETIAPSPFLLRPSNCKKYQRPNRSNKAPDTEASEGQPPGSGSTTLKPNSMSSAGGSTSAVGNASAAAAKPAGRGRGRVRDFTVLHPSCLSVCNVTIQDSMERSMDELSTTAPPADLGEAGQMKKKTDAPPPKPTRFRPTQSKTKKETKLEFFGFEDKEGQEGEEGVDSGTGGSSSYKIKYFGFDDLSESESDEDEESSQAAEKRKAKKAAAAAAATSAGVNSPPLSDSQDSQSSSNADILEFSDDSSPGGSEGQKGCPGKQGDKSKDLGRKIFSGPKKVGKSPAKAVYNARHWNQPESEEMPPPPALSRAHTAPASLSSSSKDPNTKSHKDDGLFKAPPPPPKVIKSVTIPTQPYQDIVTALKCRKEHKELYTVVQHVKHFNDVVEFGENQEFTDDFEYLETGLKSSQPLNTRCLSIISLATRCAMPSFRMHLRARGKVAQVFKMLSDSPQHPNLALCTASLMYILSRDRLNMDLDRASLELMLRLLEQEQEQDLAAHQDQLTPKEVAKVKEKIRKLCETVHNKHLDLENITSGHLAMETLLSLTSKRAGDWFKEELRLLGGLDHIVDKVKECVQNLSQEEDKENLVASLWGAERCLRVLESVTVQNLENQSYLIAYKDSQLIISSTRGLQYCEEMIQRYSREVNVSLSSSGTALPHCSFSNVGKAVEDCMRAVIGVLLNLTHDNEWGSTKTGEQDQLIPTALNCVLRVPRYLPQEQRFDIRVLGLGLLINLVEYSARNRHCLVDMDFTAPSFPEDSLPQAQEEREQAPASQAPASQAPASQAPASQAPASQPGAAPSEPTAPGPEEQIKPPGSGALEALVQFFLERERAAIQAEAQTDDLISEAPKPQHDQSGQWQETSGEIQWVAAENNDSENDKEKEKKEEEEEELDLNKALQHAGKHMEDSIVASYTALLLGCLCQGSQVNVTTVRETLPKGDFSIMTEMLKKFLNFMNLTCAMGSTGQKSISRVIDYLEHC from the exons ATGACATCTAGATTTGGTAAAACATACAGCCGCAAAGGAGGGGAGGCCAACTCCAAATTTGACGAGGTCTTCTCCAACAAGAAGGCCACCCTGAGCACCAAATGGGGCGAGACGACCTACAAGGCCCAGCTGGGCTCCAAAAGGCCGGCCCTGAAGCCGGAGGTTGTGGAGTTACCCAAGAGACCCAGGGTCGAAGACGACGACAGTTCCGAGGACCCGTTTGGCTTCGACAGCGACGAGGAGTCCAAGCCTGTCACCTCCCATGGCGGCCCGCAGACTAAAACGGAGGTGGCGGAGGCACCGAAGGCAGTGCCAGGCCAGGGGAGCAGCGGGGGAAACACAGCCTCGGCACACGGCAGTAGGGACTCAAACGCCACGTCTACAT TCAAGCCAACGACAGGTGAAGGTGTTGCAAAGAACAGCCAGTCCTGGTACAGGAACACCCAAGACGATAACCAGAGGCCGCCCATTGCTCAGTCCACCCTGTCAAAGACCGTCTCCATGGAGATGTCAGAGGACTGGGACTCAGCGGGGAGACagattccctcctcctctccgagCATGGACCCAAGCGCCCCGGGGCCCAGCGTGGACGCGCAGGACAGGCTGTCctctgagagagggatgggtgcgGACCAGACGCCCCCAGCAGAGCCGGTGGAGACCATCGCCCCCTCCCCGTTCCTCCTCCGACCCTCCAACTGCAAGAAGTACCAGCGGCCAAACCGCTCCAACAAGGCGCCCGACACCGAGGCCAGTGAAGGCCAGCCGCCGGGCAGCGGGTCGACCACACTGAAGCCCAACAGCATGTCCTCGGCCGGTGGTAGCACCAGCGCCGTGGGTAACGCCAGCGCGGCGGCGGCCAAGCCGGCCGGGAGGGGCAGGGGACGGGTACGGGACTTCACGGTGCTCcacccctcctgtctgtctgtgtgcaacGTCACCATCCAGGACTCGATGGAGCGCAGCATGGACGAGCTGTCCACCACCGCGCCCCCGGCTGACCTGGGCGAGGCCGGGCAGATGAAGAAGAAGACGGATGCTCCCCCTCCCAAGCCCACACG GTTCCGGCCCACCCAGAGCAAAACCAAAAAGGAGACCAAGCTGGAGTTCTTTGGCTTCGAGGACAAGGAGGGccaggagggcgaggagggggtCGACTCCGGCACCGGCGGCAGCAGCAGCTACAAGATCAAGTACTTCGGCTTTGACGACCtcagcgagagcgagagcgatgaGGACGAGGAGAGCTCACAGGCCGCTGAGAAGCGGAAGGCCAAGAAGGCGGCGGCTGCGGCGGCGGCCACGTCTGCCGGCGTCAACAGCCCTCCGCTCAGCGACTCCCAGGACAGCCAGAGCAGCAGCAACGCAG ATATTCTGGAGTTCAGTGACGACTCGAGCCCAGGGGGGTCGGAGGGTCAGAAAGGTTGCCCAGGGAAACAGGGGGACAAGTCCAAAGACTTGGGCAGGAAGATCTTCAGCGGACCCAAGAAGGTCGGAAAG TCTCCTGCTAAAGCTGTGTATAACGCTCGCCACTGGAACCAGCCTGAGAGCGAAGAGATGCCCCCCCCGCCTGCGCTCTCCCGCGCCCACACCGCTCCG gccagTCTGTCAAGCAGCAGTAAAGACCCAAACACCAAGAGCCACAAAGATGATGGCCTGTTcaaggctcctccccccccacccaaggTCATTAAGTCTGTGACCATCCCCACCCAACCCTACCAGGACATCGTCACAGCACTCAAATGCAGGAAGGAACACAAGGAG CTCTACACGGTGGTGCAGCATGTCAAGCACTTCAATGACGTGGTGGAGTTTGGAGAGAACCAGGAGTTCACCGACGACTTTGAGTACCTGGAGACGGGCTTGAAGAGCAGCCAGCCTCTGAACACACGGTGCCTTAG TATAATCAGCCTGGCTACCAGGTGTGCCATGCCCAGCTTCCGGATGCATCTGCGGGCCAGAGGGAAGGTGGCTCAGGTCTTCAAGATGCTCAGCGACTCCCCTCAGCACCCT AACCTGGCCCTGTGCACGGCCTCCCTCATGTACATCCTGAGCCGGGACCGTCTGAACATGGACCTGGACCGGGCCAGCCTGGAGCTGATGCTGCGCCTgctggaacaggaacaggagcaGGACCTGGCGGCCCATCAGGACCAGCTCACCCCCAAGGAGGTGGCCAAGGTCAAGGAGAAGATCCGCAAGCTGTGCGAGACGGTCCACAACAAGCACCTGGACCTGGAGAACATcacg TCGGGTCACCTGGCCATGGAGACCCTCCTGTCACTGACGTCCAAACGAGCTGGAGACTGGTTCAAAGAGGAGCTGCGTCTGCTGGGAGGCCTGGACCACATCGTagacaaag TGAAGGAATGTGTGCAGAACCTGAGCCAGGAGGAAGATAAGGAGAATCTGGTGGCGTCCTTATGGGGCGCTGAGAGGTGCCTGAGAGTCCTGGAGAGT GTGACGGTGCAGAACCTAGAGAACCAGAGCTACCTGATCGCCTACAAGGACTCCCAGCTCATCATCTCCTCTACCAG agGCCTGCAGTACTGCGAGGAGATGATCCAGCGCTACAGCCGGGAGGTGAACGTGTCTCTGAGCTCTTCAGGCACGGCTCTGCCTCACTGCAGCTTCAGCAACGTGGGCAAGGCTGTGGAGGACTGCATGAGGGCCGTGATCGGAGTGCTGCTCAACCTCACCCACGACAACG agtggGGCAGCACCAAGACAGGAGAACAGGACCAGCTCATTCCAACAGCCCTCAACTGCGTCCTCAGAGTCCCCCGCTACCTGCCGCAAGAGCAGCGCTTTGACATCCGAGTCCTG GGCCTGGGGCTGCTGATTAACCTGGTGGAGTACAGCGCCAGGAACCGCCACTGTCTGGTGGACATGGACTTCACAGCCCCCAGCTTCCCTGAGGACAGCCTGCCCCAGgcacaggaagaaagagagcaggCCCCGGCCTCTCAGGCCCCGGCCTCCCAGGCCCCGGCCTCTCAGGCCCCGGCCTCCCAGGCCCCGGCCTCGCAGCCTGGTGCAGCCCCCAGCGAGCCCACCGCCCCGGGGCCTGAGGAGCAGATCAAGCCCCCTGGCTCTGGAGCTTTGGAAGCTCTCGTGCAG TTCTTCCTGGAGCGCGAGCGAGCAGCCATACAGGCCGAGGCGCAGACTGATGACCTCATCAGCGAGGCGCCCAAGCCGCAGCACGACCAGAGCGGCCAATGGCAGGAGACCTCGGGGGAGATCCAGTGGGTCGCCGCGGAGAACAACGACAGCGAGAAcgacaaggagaaggagaagaaagaggaggaggaggaggagctggacctCAACAAAG CTCTGCAGCATGCTGGGAAACACATGGAGGACAGCATCGTGGCCTCCTACACTGCCCTGCTGCTGGGCTGTCTCTGTCAGGgcagtcag GTCAACGTGACCACTGTGAGGGAGACTCTGCCCAAGGGAGACTTCTCCATCATGACTGAGATGCTGAAGAAGTTCCTGAACTTTATGAACCTCACG TGTGCCATGGGCAGCACAGGGCAGAAGTCCATTTCCCGGGTCATAGACTACCTCGAGCACTGCTAA
- the plekha1a gene encoding pleckstrin homology domain-containing family A member 1a isoform X3 — protein MPYVDRQNRICGFLDIEENESSGKFLRRYFILDTQLGSLVWYMDNPQNLPVGADCVASLKLTYISKVSDATKQRPKAEFCFVINAGMRKIFLQANDQQDLVDWVNALNKATKITVPRLGDGQQDVQSQGALLEQAGPRKQASYRTEIIGGVPIITQTQQEGGEGQEGPDREGLRRSHSQLPYFLGRPALDQTVIKSGYCVKQGAVMKNWKRRYFLLEENSMSYFKSDLEKDPLRVIPLKEVNKVQECKQSDIMMRDNLFEVVTPSRTFFLQADSPEEMHSWIKAVSGAIVAQRGPGRSAASMRQARRLSNPCIQRYTSRIGECSSTLLQLCTCLRCVTSCLSLVLPPVRSLNPAVVPLPPHSTGAPRAPPSLARPYLQCHPSQSALLSRAAHARSMAWDSEHFMSLLPRPGRARPRLSLQETPLAK, from the exons ATGCCTTACGTGGATAGGCAGAACCGGATCTGTGGCTTCCTAGATATCGAGGAGAATGAGAGCAGCGGGAAATTCCTCCGTCGCTACTTCAtcctggacacacagctgggtagcCTGGTCTGGTACATGGACAACCCGCAG AATCTGCCCGTGGGTGCAGACTGTGTCGCCTCCCTCAAGCTCACCTACATCTCCAAG GTGAGCGATGCTACCAAGCAGAGACCAAAGGCTGAGTTTTGCTTTG tcatCAACGCTGGGATGAGGAAGATCTTCCTGCAGGCGAACGACCAGCAGGACCTGGTGGACTGGGTCAACGCTCTCAACAAGGCCACCAAAATaact GTCCCCAGGCTGGGTGACGGCCAGCAGGACGTGCAGAGCCAGGGAGCCCTGCTGGAGCAGGCGGGGCCCAGGAAGCAGGCGTCCTACAGGACGGAGATCATCGGAGGGGTGCCCATCATCACCCAGACGCAG caggaaggtggagagggccAGGAAGGACCAGACAGGGAGGGTCTGCGACGGTCTCACAGCCAGCTTCCGTACTTCCTGGGCAGGCCGGCTCTGGACCAGACGGTCATCAAGTCTGGCTACTGTGTCAAGCAGGGCGCCGTG ATGAAGAATTGGAAGCGGAGGTATTTCTTACTGGAGGAGAACTCGATGAGTTACTTCAAATCAGATCTG GAAAAGGACCCTCTGAGAGTGATCCCATTGAAAGAGGTTAACAAAGTCCAGGAGTGCAAACAAAG tgaCATCATGATGAGGGACAACCTGTTCGAGGTGGTCACCCCGTCCAGGACCTTCTTCCTCCAGGCCGACAGCCCGGAGGAGATGCACAGCTGGATCAAGGCCGTGTCTGGAGCCATCGTGGCCCAGCGGGGCCCCGGGAGGTCTGCAGCCTCA ATGCGGCAGGCCCGCCGGCTGTCGAACCCCTGTATACAGAGGTACACGTCCCGCATCGGGGAGTGCAGCAGCAC TCTCCTGCAGCTGTGCACGTGTCTTAGATGTGTAacatcctgcctgtctcttGTCCTTCCTCCTGTCCGCAGCCt gaaccCTGCGGtcgttcctctccctccacattCTACCGGAGCCCCGcgggcccccccctccctcgctcgcccATATCTGCAGTGCCACCCTTCTCAGAGTGCCCTGCTGTCGCGGGCGGCGCACGCCCGCAGCATGGCGTGGGACAGCGAGCACTTCATGAGCCTCCTGCCGCGGCCCGGCCGCGCCCGGCcccgcctctccctccaggagacGCCACTCGCCAAGTGA